The nucleotide window CTCGACCTCCGGCGGGTGGTCGGTCGACGACACCACCCTGCGCGACCGCGGCGGCCGGCTCCTGGCGTCCGCACGCCAGAGCCGACGTGTCATCGGATGGCCGGCCCGATGACCGTCGCGCCCGAAGCATCGAATACGCAGGCTCCGGGCACCGGTCTCGCTCGTCCCGGCGTCGTCCTGCTCATCCTGTCCGGGGCCGCATTCATGGCCAGCCTCGACGTCTTCATCGTGAACGTCGCCTTCGACGACATCGGTGCGGATTTCCCCGACGCGACCCTGTCCCAGATGTCGTGGATTCTCAACGCCTACGCCATTCTGTATGCGGCGCTGCTGGTTCCGGCCGGGCGGATCGTCGATCGCTATGGCCGCAAGGGCGGCTTCCTCCTCGGACTCGCGATCTTCACCGCGGCCAGTGCCGCATGCGCTGCGGCGCAGGGGGTCTGGTGGCTCGTCGCGTTTCGTGCGGTCCAGGCCCTCGGGGCGGCGATACTCACCCCGGCCAGCCTGGGCCTGGTGGTCTCGACCATTCCGCCGGAGCGTCGTGCCCGGTCGGTTCGCATCTGGGCGGCGACGGGGGCGCTCGCGGCTGCCTTCGGTCCGGCAGTGGGTGGGTTGCTCGTCGAGGCGTCGTGGCGCTGGGTCTTCCTGGTGAACATCCCGGTGGGCGTCGCTGCGCTGATCGCAGGCGCACTGGTCCTGTCCCGCTCACGGAACGAATCCGCGAGTGGCTTCCCCGACGCGCTCGGCGCGGCGCTGCTGGTGATCGCCGTGGGCGCCCTCACCCTGGGACTCGTGCAGGGCAGTGAATGGGGATGGACGGACATCCGTATCACGGGGGCCTGGGTAGTTGCGGCGGTGTCGTTGGCCGGTTTCGTCGTCAGTTCGGCACACCATTCCGAACCTGTGATCTCACCCGCCCTGCTGCGCGTCCGTGCGTTCTCGATGGCGAACGTGACGATGGTGCTGTTCTCGATCCCGTTCGCCGGCGCCCTCCTCGCCAACATCCTCTGGCTGCAACAGGTCTGGGGCTTCTCGCCGATCGAGACAGGTCTGGCGGTGTCGACCGGACCGCTCATGGTGCCGATCTTCGCGGCGGTGTCCCATCGGCTCAGCTCGCGGATCTCTGTGGGGGTCCTGGTCGCGATCGGGTGCGCGCTCTTCGCGATCGGGATCGCACTCGTCGCATTGTCGGTCGACGCCACTCCGGATTTCGCCACCGAGTTCCTGCCCGGCTGGCTGATCGGCGGTGTCGGAGTGGGATTCGCGCTGCCGTCCATTCTGTCCTCGGCGACCGCCGACCTGCCTGCCGATCAGGCGGCAACCGGCAGCGCAGTGGTCAACATGAGCCGCCAGATCGGTATGTCACTCGGCGTCAGCCTCTTGGTCGCGATCATCGGTACCTCGGTCGTCTACGACGACGTGCACGATGCCTTCGTGACCGCGTGGTGGGTCCTGACCGGAACCGCTGTGGTGGGCGCGATCTCGGCGCTGGGCATGACCCCGCGACATCAACCCACCGCCCCATGATCCGAAAGAACCGACCCCACTGCTCCGTGATCCGAAAGAAGGGGCCCATCTCTGCTCCTTGATCCGAAAGAAGGGCCCACCTCTGCTTCATGAGCCTGGATCCGTGGATGGTTATCCGGGGGGTGTGGTTGGTGATGGCTGAGTGTCTGGTTGTGGTGTGGGCGTCGGGTATTCGCTGACCTTGTGTCAGCTTTTTCACTGGGGTTCCTGGTCGTGGTTGGGCAGTGTGGAGTGTGTGTGTCAGGTGGTGTTTATTGCGGTCCACAACGCGGTGAAGGCGTGTTGTGCTGGCCAGTGGCGGGGTAGGTGCAGGACGGGTGTTCGTGCTGGTCGGGCCAGTCGGGCGGGCACGGCGATGAGTGTTCGGCGCAGCGTCGCCCCGCGTGCGGCGCGCAGTGCCGGTGCTGCGCTGAGCGCGGCGAGGGCGCGCAGGAGGTTGTGACTGATGGCGGCCAGGGCCAGCCAGGCTGCGTTGGCACCGAACACTCCGGAGGGTAGATGTGCCAGCGGTCCGTCGATGAGGTCGGCGAACACGGTCTCGATGATGGCGTGGCCTCGGTGGTTGATGTCGGCGGTGACGGTGTCGTCGGTGGTGTTGGTGAAGAATGCGTGGTACCGCCAGGCGGGCATCAGGGTGTCGGTGTTGGCGGGGTGGTGGGCTTTGACGCGGCGCACGATGAGTCGGGCGGTGATCGGGTGAGGCGACTGGGGTTTCACGGTGTAGGTGGTTTCGGCGACTTCGGCATCGGAGATCAGTTCGCCGGTGTCGGGGTCGGTGACCGCGCCGGGATAGTGCACCGGTGTCCAGGCATCGTCTTTGATGGCCGTGATCGCG belongs to Gordonia sp. KTR9 and includes:
- a CDS encoding DHA2 family efflux MFS transporter permease subunit, giving the protein MAGPMTVAPEASNTQAPGTGLARPGVVLLILSGAAFMASLDVFIVNVAFDDIGADFPDATLSQMSWILNAYAILYAALLVPAGRIVDRYGRKGGFLLGLAIFTAASAACAAAQGVWWLVAFRAVQALGAAILTPASLGLVVSTIPPERRARSVRIWAATGALAAAFGPAVGGLLVEASWRWVFLVNIPVGVAALIAGALVLSRSRNESASGFPDALGAALLVIAVGALTLGLVQGSEWGWTDIRITGAWVVAAVSLAGFVVSSAHHSEPVISPALLRVRAFSMANVTMVLFSIPFAGALLANILWLQQVWGFSPIETGLAVSTGPLMVPIFAAVSHRLSSRISVGVLVAIGCALFAIGIALVALSVDATPDFATEFLPGWLIGGVGVGFALPSILSSATADLPADQAATGSAVVNMSRQIGMSLGVSLLVAIIGTSVVYDDVHDAFVTAWWVLTGTAVVGAISALGMTPRHQPTAP